The following proteins are encoded in a genomic region of Musa acuminata AAA Group cultivar baxijiao chromosome BXJ2-11, Cavendish_Baxijiao_AAA, whole genome shotgun sequence:
- the LOC103972458 gene encoding uncharacterized protein LOC103972458 isoform X1, which produces MDAGAEPCSDVTSFLYLKSAFLAMEPAHFLISLARQAGGGSITTKVQTFILEDCIKDIVGKGTELNHKYIKNILQKLIVSVESTSDIVVEDLYEKFAYYLTIQLDDQLLEENNRIYKQITFLLSLGQKCSSAMDLKVPLQCSLNMLEGDTGCALWPSSLFLSEFILSYQEVFSKKFCFEQIGSGVGLVGIALLHVGASRVVLTDGDISTLANMKSNIELNHLELPSERTSAKPMVECKYLPWESASKRELQDYEPEIILGADVIYDPHCIPHLVRVLSALLSPTSSEPKGNGANCCGPTQDTDDADKLLQNKEEEAPVAYIATVIRNQKTFDYFLRVATESPLSVLDVTEMMKPMSLLPYMLSYDRSSVHLLKVSFLCN; this is translated from the exons ACAAGCTGGTGGAGGTTCTATTACAACAAAGGTTCAGACTTTCATTTTGGAAGATTGTATAAAGGATATT GTGGGCAAAGGCACAGAGTTGAACCACAAATACATCAAGAACATTCTCCAAAAGCTCATTGTTTCTGTTGAATCAACTTCCGACATCGTGGTCGAGGACTTGTATGAAAAATTTGCCTATTATCTGACAATCCAATTG GATGATCAATTGCTAGAAGAGAACAATAGGATCTACAAGCAGATTACTTTTCTTTTGTCTCTTG GCCAGAAATGTTCAAGTGCAATGGATCTAAAAGTTCCACTGCAATGTTCTCTTAACATGCTTGAAGGAGACACAGG GTGTGCCCTTTGGCCCTCAAGTCTATTCTTATCTGAATTTATCCTTTCTTACCAAGAGGTGTTTTCAAAAAAGTTTTGCTTTGAG CAGATTGGTTCTGGTGTTGGTTTAGTTGGGATTGCTCTTCTCCATGTTGGAGCTTCCAGG GTAGTTCTTACTGATGGTGACATATCAACTTTAGCAAATATGAAGAGTAATATAGAACTGAACCATCTAGAGTTGCCATCAGAGAGGACAAGTGCAAAGCCTATG GTTGAGTGCAAATATCTACCATGGGAGTCTGCATCTAAGAGGGAGCTACAAGATTACGAACCCGAGATAAT CTTGGGTGCAGATGTAATCTATGACCCACATTGCATACCTCATCTTGTTCGAGTTCTTTCGGCACTTTTGAGTCCCACCTCATCTGAACCAAAAGGAAATGGAGCAAATTGCTGTGGACCAACTCAGGATACTGACGATGCGGATAAACTTCTACAGAACAAGGAAGAGGAAGCTCCTGTTGCATATATCGCTACGGTCATCCGGAATCAGAAGACTTTTGATTATTTCCTCAGAGTAGCCACGGAAAGTCCCCTCTCTGTTCTTGATGTTACAGAGATGATGAAACCAATGAGTCTGCTTCCTTACATGCTATCATACGATCGATCAAGTGTTCATCTTTTGAAGGTATCATTTCTGTGCAATTGA
- the LOC135627019 gene encoding splicing factor U2af small subunit B-like, with product MAEHLASIFGTEKDRVNCPFYFKIGACRHGDRCSRLHTKPSISPTLLLSNMYQRLDNAITPGLDSQGQPMDPRQIQEHFENFYEDLFEELSKYGEIESLNVCDNLADHMVGNVYVQFREEEHAANALRNLTGRFYAGRPIIVDFSPVTDFREATCRQYEENTCNRGGYCNFMHLKQISRELRRKLFGRYRRRQRSRSRSRSPYRQRNFEDRHVNRSHGKRHGDRDQYIEERGRKPRSRSPGRKRNRSRSPAGRRNRSPVREGSAERRAKIEQWNREREQADAARKNNEYTQNGQQQHDQEE from the exons ATGGCGGAGCACCTGGCTTCGATCTTTGGGACGGAGAAGGACCGGGTGAATTGCCCCTTCTACTTCAAGATCGGAGCGTGTAGGCACGGCGACCGGTGCTCGCGACTACACACGAAGCCCAGCATCAGCCCCACCCTCCTCCTCTCGAACATGTACCAGCGCCTTGACAACGCTATCACCCCCGGACTTGACTCTCAGGGCCAGCCTATGGACCCCCGCCAGATCCAGGAGCACTTCGAG AATTTTTATGAGGATCTTTTTGAGGAGTTAAGCAAATATGGAGAGATTGAAAGCCTGAATGTTTGTGACAATCTGGCTGATCACATG GTTGGTAATGTTTATGTTCAGTTCAGGGAGGAAGAGCATGCTGCAAATGCGCTTCGCAACTTGACAGGAAGGTTTTATGCAG GACGTCCAATTATTGTCGATTTCTCTCCAGTTACCGATTTTCGTGAGGCTACATGTAGGCAGTATGAAGAGAACACCTGCAACCGAGGTGGATACTGCAATTTTATGCATTTGAAACAAATTAGCAG GGAGTTGAGACGAAAATTATTTGGGAGATATAGGAGGAGGCAAAGAAGCCGTAGTAGAAGCCGAAGCCCCTATCGACAGCGAAACTTTGAAGACCGTCATGTAAACCGTAGCCATGGCAAGCGTCATGGTGACAGGGATCAGTATATTGAAGAACGAGGCAGAAAACCTCGAAGCCGAAGCCCAGGTCGTAAGAGGAACCGCAGCAGGAGCCCTGCAGGAAGAAGGAATAGAAGTCCTGTCAGAGAAGGAAGCGCCGAGCGAAGGGCCAAAATTGAGCAGTGGAACAGGGAAAGGGAGCAGGCAGATGCTGCTAGAAAGAACAATGAATACACACAGAATGGTCAGCAGCAGCATGATCAAGAAGAATGA
- the LOC103972458 gene encoding uncharacterized protein LOC103972458 isoform X4: MDAGAEPCSDVTSFLYLKSAFLAMEPAHFLISLARQAGGGSITTKVQTFILEDCIKDIVGKGTELNHKYIKNILQKLIVSVESTSDIVVEDLYEKFAYYLTIQLDDQLLEENNRIYKQITFLLSLGQKCSSAMDLKVPLQCSLNMLEGDTGCALWPSSLFLSEFILSYQEVFSKKFCFEQIGSGVGLVGIALLHVGASRVECKYLPWESASKRELQDYEPEIILGADVIYDPHCIPHLVRVLSALLSPTSSEPKGNGANCCGPTQDTDDADKLLQNKEEEAPVAYIATVIRNQKTFDYFLRVATESPLSVLDVTEMMKPMSLLPYMLSYDRSSVHLLKVSFLCN, translated from the exons ACAAGCTGGTGGAGGTTCTATTACAACAAAGGTTCAGACTTTCATTTTGGAAGATTGTATAAAGGATATT GTGGGCAAAGGCACAGAGTTGAACCACAAATACATCAAGAACATTCTCCAAAAGCTCATTGTTTCTGTTGAATCAACTTCCGACATCGTGGTCGAGGACTTGTATGAAAAATTTGCCTATTATCTGACAATCCAATTG GATGATCAATTGCTAGAAGAGAACAATAGGATCTACAAGCAGATTACTTTTCTTTTGTCTCTTG GCCAGAAATGTTCAAGTGCAATGGATCTAAAAGTTCCACTGCAATGTTCTCTTAACATGCTTGAAGGAGACACAGG GTGTGCCCTTTGGCCCTCAAGTCTATTCTTATCTGAATTTATCCTTTCTTACCAAGAGGTGTTTTCAAAAAAGTTTTGCTTTGAG CAGATTGGTTCTGGTGTTGGTTTAGTTGGGATTGCTCTTCTCCATGTTGGAGCTTCCAGG GTTGAGTGCAAATATCTACCATGGGAGTCTGCATCTAAGAGGGAGCTACAAGATTACGAACCCGAGATAAT CTTGGGTGCAGATGTAATCTATGACCCACATTGCATACCTCATCTTGTTCGAGTTCTTTCGGCACTTTTGAGTCCCACCTCATCTGAACCAAAAGGAAATGGAGCAAATTGCTGTGGACCAACTCAGGATACTGACGATGCGGATAAACTTCTACAGAACAAGGAAGAGGAAGCTCCTGTTGCATATATCGCTACGGTCATCCGGAATCAGAAGACTTTTGATTATTTCCTCAGAGTAGCCACGGAAAGTCCCCTCTCTGTTCTTGATGTTACAGAGATGATGAAACCAATGAGTCTGCTTCCTTACATGCTATCATACGATCGATCAAGTGTTCATCTTTTGAAGGTATCATTTCTGTGCAATTGA
- the LOC103972458 gene encoding uncharacterized protein LOC103972458 isoform X5, with protein MDAGAEPCSDVTSFLYLKSAFLAMEPAHFLISLARQAGGGSITTKVQTFILEDCIKDIVGKGTELNHKYIKNILQKLIVSVESTSDIVVEDLYEKFAYYLTIQLDDQLLEENNRIYKQITFLLSLGQKCSSAMDLKVPLQCSLNMLEGDTGCALWPSSLFLSEFILSYQEVFSKKFCFEIGSGVGLVGIALLHVGASRVECKYLPWESASKRELQDYEPEIILGADVIYDPHCIPHLVRVLSALLSPTSSEPKGNGANCCGPTQDTDDADKLLQNKEEEAPVAYIATVIRNQKTFDYFLRVATESPLSVLDVTEMMKPMSLLPYMLSYDRSSVHLLKVSFLCN; from the exons ACAAGCTGGTGGAGGTTCTATTACAACAAAGGTTCAGACTTTCATTTTGGAAGATTGTATAAAGGATATT GTGGGCAAAGGCACAGAGTTGAACCACAAATACATCAAGAACATTCTCCAAAAGCTCATTGTTTCTGTTGAATCAACTTCCGACATCGTGGTCGAGGACTTGTATGAAAAATTTGCCTATTATCTGACAATCCAATTG GATGATCAATTGCTAGAAGAGAACAATAGGATCTACAAGCAGATTACTTTTCTTTTGTCTCTTG GCCAGAAATGTTCAAGTGCAATGGATCTAAAAGTTCCACTGCAATGTTCTCTTAACATGCTTGAAGGAGACACAGG GTGTGCCCTTTGGCCCTCAAGTCTATTCTTATCTGAATTTATCCTTTCTTACCAAGAGGTGTTTTCAAAAAAGTTTTGCTTTGAG ATTGGTTCTGGTGTTGGTTTAGTTGGGATTGCTCTTCTCCATGTTGGAGCTTCCAGG GTTGAGTGCAAATATCTACCATGGGAGTCTGCATCTAAGAGGGAGCTACAAGATTACGAACCCGAGATAAT CTTGGGTGCAGATGTAATCTATGACCCACATTGCATACCTCATCTTGTTCGAGTTCTTTCGGCACTTTTGAGTCCCACCTCATCTGAACCAAAAGGAAATGGAGCAAATTGCTGTGGACCAACTCAGGATACTGACGATGCGGATAAACTTCTACAGAACAAGGAAGAGGAAGCTCCTGTTGCATATATCGCTACGGTCATCCGGAATCAGAAGACTTTTGATTATTTCCTCAGAGTAGCCACGGAAAGTCCCCTCTCTGTTCTTGATGTTACAGAGATGATGAAACCAATGAGTCTGCTTCCTTACATGCTATCATACGATCGATCAAGTGTTCATCTTTTGAAGGTATCATTTCTGTGCAATTGA
- the LOC103972458 gene encoding uncharacterized protein LOC103972458 isoform X3: MDAGAEPCSDVTSFLYLKSAFLAMEPAHFLISLARQAGGGSITTKVQTFILEDCIKDIVGKGTELNHKYIKNILQKLIVSVESTSDIVVEDLYEKFAYYLTIQLDDQLLEENNRIYKQITFLLSLGQKCSSAMDLKVPLQCSLNMLEGDTGCALWPSSLFLSEFILSYQEVFSKKFCFEVVLTDGDISTLANMKSNIELNHLELPSERTSAKPMVECKYLPWESASKRELQDYEPEIILGADVIYDPHCIPHLVRVLSALLSPTSSEPKGNGANCCGPTQDTDDADKLLQNKEEEAPVAYIATVIRNQKTFDYFLRVATESPLSVLDVTEMMKPMSLLPYMLSYDRSSVHLLKVSFLCN, from the exons ACAAGCTGGTGGAGGTTCTATTACAACAAAGGTTCAGACTTTCATTTTGGAAGATTGTATAAAGGATATT GTGGGCAAAGGCACAGAGTTGAACCACAAATACATCAAGAACATTCTCCAAAAGCTCATTGTTTCTGTTGAATCAACTTCCGACATCGTGGTCGAGGACTTGTATGAAAAATTTGCCTATTATCTGACAATCCAATTG GATGATCAATTGCTAGAAGAGAACAATAGGATCTACAAGCAGATTACTTTTCTTTTGTCTCTTG GCCAGAAATGTTCAAGTGCAATGGATCTAAAAGTTCCACTGCAATGTTCTCTTAACATGCTTGAAGGAGACACAGG GTGTGCCCTTTGGCCCTCAAGTCTATTCTTATCTGAATTTATCCTTTCTTACCAAGAGGTGTTTTCAAAAAAGTTTTGCTTTGAG GTAGTTCTTACTGATGGTGACATATCAACTTTAGCAAATATGAAGAGTAATATAGAACTGAACCATCTAGAGTTGCCATCAGAGAGGACAAGTGCAAAGCCTATG GTTGAGTGCAAATATCTACCATGGGAGTCTGCATCTAAGAGGGAGCTACAAGATTACGAACCCGAGATAAT CTTGGGTGCAGATGTAATCTATGACCCACATTGCATACCTCATCTTGTTCGAGTTCTTTCGGCACTTTTGAGTCCCACCTCATCTGAACCAAAAGGAAATGGAGCAAATTGCTGTGGACCAACTCAGGATACTGACGATGCGGATAAACTTCTACAGAACAAGGAAGAGGAAGCTCCTGTTGCATATATCGCTACGGTCATCCGGAATCAGAAGACTTTTGATTATTTCCTCAGAGTAGCCACGGAAAGTCCCCTCTCTGTTCTTGATGTTACAGAGATGATGAAACCAATGAGTCTGCTTCCTTACATGCTATCATACGATCGATCAAGTGTTCATCTTTTGAAGGTATCATTTCTGTGCAATTGA
- the LOC103972458 gene encoding uncharacterized protein LOC103972458 isoform X2, with translation MDAGAEPCSDVTSFLYLKSAFLAMEPAHFLISLARQAGGGSITTKVQTFILEDCIKDIVGKGTELNHKYIKNILQKLIVSVESTSDIVVEDLYEKFAYYLTIQLDDQLLEENNRIYKQITFLLSLGQKCSSAMDLKVPLQCSLNMLEGDTGCALWPSSLFLSEFILSYQEVFSKKFCFEIGSGVGLVGIALLHVGASRVVLTDGDISTLANMKSNIELNHLELPSERTSAKPMVECKYLPWESASKRELQDYEPEIILGADVIYDPHCIPHLVRVLSALLSPTSSEPKGNGANCCGPTQDTDDADKLLQNKEEEAPVAYIATVIRNQKTFDYFLRVATESPLSVLDVTEMMKPMSLLPYMLSYDRSSVHLLKVSFLCN, from the exons ACAAGCTGGTGGAGGTTCTATTACAACAAAGGTTCAGACTTTCATTTTGGAAGATTGTATAAAGGATATT GTGGGCAAAGGCACAGAGTTGAACCACAAATACATCAAGAACATTCTCCAAAAGCTCATTGTTTCTGTTGAATCAACTTCCGACATCGTGGTCGAGGACTTGTATGAAAAATTTGCCTATTATCTGACAATCCAATTG GATGATCAATTGCTAGAAGAGAACAATAGGATCTACAAGCAGATTACTTTTCTTTTGTCTCTTG GCCAGAAATGTTCAAGTGCAATGGATCTAAAAGTTCCACTGCAATGTTCTCTTAACATGCTTGAAGGAGACACAGG GTGTGCCCTTTGGCCCTCAAGTCTATTCTTATCTGAATTTATCCTTTCTTACCAAGAGGTGTTTTCAAAAAAGTTTTGCTTTGAG ATTGGTTCTGGTGTTGGTTTAGTTGGGATTGCTCTTCTCCATGTTGGAGCTTCCAGG GTAGTTCTTACTGATGGTGACATATCAACTTTAGCAAATATGAAGAGTAATATAGAACTGAACCATCTAGAGTTGCCATCAGAGAGGACAAGTGCAAAGCCTATG GTTGAGTGCAAATATCTACCATGGGAGTCTGCATCTAAGAGGGAGCTACAAGATTACGAACCCGAGATAAT CTTGGGTGCAGATGTAATCTATGACCCACATTGCATACCTCATCTTGTTCGAGTTCTTTCGGCACTTTTGAGTCCCACCTCATCTGAACCAAAAGGAAATGGAGCAAATTGCTGTGGACCAACTCAGGATACTGACGATGCGGATAAACTTCTACAGAACAAGGAAGAGGAAGCTCCTGTTGCATATATCGCTACGGTCATCCGGAATCAGAAGACTTTTGATTATTTCCTCAGAGTAGCCACGGAAAGTCCCCTCTCTGTTCTTGATGTTACAGAGATGATGAAACCAATGAGTCTGCTTCCTTACATGCTATCATACGATCGATCAAGTGTTCATCTTTTGAAGGTATCATTTCTGTGCAATTGA
- the LOC135627016 gene encoding uncharacterized protein LOC135627016 → MVELSLVASAAFPRAIIHPEHLGPYKAPKEFQILLPVHGRKQDALRFGSVQFNAQHIQGVGRPMHLLPENNQSASLSPMIEKPVLIDMQDSCSNSVLFSFRIAEKCLRNEKILKLLMSGSKLAEGEGIDASLLSEVMGFEEVTIDMLPSPHVLVDDKSSLYEAEMDDCQHSLHLQKQNFVPEPQLDFVGNLSDTSYFTVYPDGRLLFADSASQTEDLLSIVADFNLPKRTIIGSKQSLLVPYFTRRGRRRSQAHKQASSPTVATLKSSDNAKLKTLPKKKKNKKLGREQDLYPRTYLHACESLLSALIDKESNVTIPSLKKSSPEISKFLAQFSAGVAGTGLAVFFSVLCKLVCGRVPLSATRLLNTGFGFGFGFGIFWLSWAINGLRDTIIYVSKNSSKLNLTEEEIASKVKRSTKEIFFRAAALVAVAILRFA, encoded by the exons ATGGTGGAACTCTCCCTTGTTGCTTCTGCTGCCTTCCCGCGAGCCATAATCCACCCGGAGCATCTGGGTCCGTATAAGGCCCCCAAG GAGTTTCAGATTTTGCTGCCAGTTCATGGTAGGAAGCAAGATGCATTAAGATTTGGTTCTGTTCAGTTTAATGCACAGCATATACAGGGTGTGGGGCGACCGATGCATCTATTGCCAGAGAATAACCAATCAGCTAGCCTATCTCCGATGATTGAAAAACCTGTGCTTATTGACATGCAAG ATTCATGCTCGAACTCGGTGCTTTTTAGCTTTAGAATTGCCGAGAAGTGCCTAAGAAATGAGAAAATCTTGAAGTTGCTTATGTCTGGATCAAAGTTGGCAGAGGGTGAAGGCATAGATGCTTCTTTACTTTCAGAAGTTATGGGGTTCGAAGAAGTGACAATTGACATGTTGCCTTCACCGCATGTACTTGTGGATGATAAGTCCTCTCTCTATGAGGCTGAAATGGATGATTGTCAGCATTCTCTACATTTACAAAAGCAAAATTTTGTCCCGGAGCCTCAGTTGGATTTTGTTGGGAACTTATCTGATACTTCATACTTCACAGTATATCCAGATGGCAGGCTGTTATTTGCAGACAGTGCATCTCAAACGGAAGATCTACTATCAATTGTTGCGGATTTTAATCTACCAAAAAGAACAATAATTGGCAGTAAACAATCATTGCTAGTCCCATACTTCACAAG AAGGGGTCGTCGACGATCACAAGCTCACAAACAGGCATCTTCTCCAACAGTTGCTACTCTGAAGAG CTCTGATAATGCTAAGCTGAAAACGCTGcctaagaagaaaaagaacaaaaaactgGGAAGAGAGCAGGACCTTTACCCGAGGACCTATTTGCATGCCTGCGAAAGCCTTCTTTCTGCCCTAATAGACAAAGAGAGCAATGTAACAATCCCCTCGCTGAAGAAATCAAGCCCTGAGATTAGCAAATTCCTTGCCCAATTTTCTGCTGGGGTAGCTGGTACTGGCCTCGCTGTTTTTTTCTCTGTTCTATGCAAACTGGTATGTGGAAGGGTACCTTTGTCTGCTACCAGGCTGTTGAATAccggatttggatttggatttggatttgggatTTTCTGGCTTTCATGGGCCATCAATGGGTTGAGAGATACCATCATATATGTCAGTAAAAACTCGAGCAAGCTAAATCTTACAGAGGAGGAGATAGCTAGCAAGGTTAAGAGAAGCACGAAAGAAATTTTCTTCAGAGCTGCTGCATTGGTAGCTGTGGCAATACTCCGATTTGCGTAA